The genomic window AATGGTAAGGATAATAAAGTAATAATCTCACATGAGCATATATTACCATTCGCTAGCGAATCAATTGATAGAATTCTCCTAATCCACGCTATAGAAAATAGTGAGCAACTATCGGCGATGATTGAGGAATTATGGCGGGTATTATCTATAAATGGCAAAATACTTATAGTTATCCCCAATAGAAGAAGTTTATGGTCACGCTCCTCTAGCAGCCCGTTCGGTTATGGCAGACCATTTACTAAAGCTCAAATGTGTGAGCTGTTAAGTCAAAACCAGTTTAATGTCACAAAAGTAAAGTCTGCTCTATTCATGCCACCAACCAAAATAAATATTTTATGGAAAGCCGCCACCAGAATGGAAAAAATTGGAGACTTCATATGCCGTTTTTTTGGGGATTTTTTGGAGGGAATACTAGGTGGAATAATATTGGTTGAGGCGGAAAAACAACTATACGCTCCAACCTGTCAGCCAGTGGTGGAAGCGAAAAAATACCGCACGGCGATAAATAACCCTAAACCAGCAATGACCGTAAAAAAGGATATAGGAAAATAATTCAGGAAAAACAATCTATTATTTATATAGCCTAGAACTGGGGGCATAGA from Rickettsiales bacterium includes these protein-coding regions:
- a CDS encoding methyltransferase domain-containing protein, translated to MYDPDIITLRRFYATQFGESVRNLIARCILRIWPEEKDKSMVGFGYATPYLSPYMEHSTSLTACMPARQGAAYWPNGKDNKVIISHEHILPFASESIDRILLIHAIENSEQLSAMIEELWRVLSINGKILIVIPNRRSLWSRSSSSPFGYGRPFTKAQMCELLSQNQFNVTKVKSALFMPPTKINILWKAATRMEKIGDFICRFFGDFLEGILGGIILVEAEKQLYAPTCQPVVEAKKYRTAINNPKPAMTVKKDIGK